The following coding sequences lie in one Alloacidobacterium dinghuense genomic window:
- a CDS encoding APC family permease gives MPSQLKRQLSLGNAVSLNMMNMIGVGPFITLPLVVAAMGGPQAMLGWILGALIAVCDGLVWAELGAAMPEAGGSYTFLREIYGRNGAGRWASFLYIWQLGFSAPLSIASGCIGLSQYAAYLWPSLGNTVAGMSHLRYTSLLASGSCLLILALLYRNLSTIRRLAWVLWSGVLLTIGSVILAGVTHFHASQVVMPAGAFHLTPAFFQGLGAATLIATYDYWGYYTVCFLGGEVRDPGRTIPRAVLISIAIVAVLYLLMNISVLGVIPWQELVKGGDGRYAVVAVLMQRTFGVTAARVLAALVMWTAFASVFSLLLTYSRAPYAAALDGNYFRSFATLHPRHGFPNVSLIALGVVAAIFCFFDLSHVIAALVAIRIILQYLLQQVGVILLRIRRPEMPRPFRLWFYPLPPLLALAGFLFIVFSRPDASREFVYAGVIAVTGSLLYFARAYRRREWPFASQAK, from the coding sequence ATGCCGTCGCAACTGAAACGACAACTGAGCCTGGGAAACGCTGTCTCGCTGAACATGATGAACATGATCGGCGTGGGACCGTTCATTACGCTGCCCCTCGTGGTGGCTGCAATGGGTGGACCGCAGGCAATGCTGGGTTGGATTCTCGGCGCACTGATCGCTGTGTGCGATGGCCTGGTTTGGGCGGAACTGGGCGCAGCGATGCCGGAGGCGGGCGGGTCATACACATTTCTGCGTGAGATTTACGGTCGCAACGGCGCGGGACGCTGGGCTTCGTTTCTCTACATCTGGCAGCTTGGATTTAGCGCGCCCCTTTCCATTGCTTCGGGCTGCATCGGCCTCTCGCAGTATGCCGCATATCTTTGGCCGTCTCTTGGCAATACGGTTGCGGGAATGTCCCACCTTCGTTACACCAGCCTGCTTGCATCAGGAAGCTGTCTGCTGATTCTTGCGCTCCTCTATCGCAATCTCAGCACCATCCGGCGACTCGCGTGGGTGTTGTGGTCGGGAGTACTGCTAACCATCGGGTCCGTCATTCTCGCGGGAGTAACACATTTTCATGCGTCGCAAGTAGTCATGCCGGCAGGCGCATTTCATCTCACTCCGGCGTTCTTTCAAGGGCTGGGCGCGGCTACGCTGATTGCAACGTACGACTACTGGGGTTATTACACGGTCTGCTTTCTCGGCGGCGAAGTGCGTGATCCTGGACGGACGATTCCGCGCGCTGTGCTGATTTCGATTGCGATCGTCGCGGTGCTGTATTTGTTGATGAACATCAGCGTACTCGGCGTGATTCCATGGCAGGAACTGGTGAAAGGCGGCGATGGGCGTTACGCTGTGGTTGCTGTTCTTATGCAGCGGACTTTCGGAGTGACGGCAGCACGGGTGCTGGCTGCGCTGGTGATGTGGACGGCATTCGCTTCTGTCTTTTCTCTGCTGCTGACCTATTCGCGCGCGCCGTATGCCGCGGCTCTCGATGGTAACTATTTCCGTTCATTCGCAACTTTGCATCCGAGGCACGGCTTTCCTAACGTCTCGCTGATTGCGCTTGGGGTTGTCGCGGCAATCTTCTGCTTCTTTGATCTCTCGCACGTAATCGCGGCGCTGGTGGCGATCCGGATCATTCTGCAATACCTGTTGCAGCAGGTCGGAGTAATTTTGCTGCGGATCCGGCGTCCAGAGATGCCGCGACCCTTTCGTTTGTGGTTTTACCCTCTGCCGCCGCTTCTAGCGCTCGCCGGCTTTTTGTTCATCGTGTTCTCTCGGCCTGACGCCTCGCGCGAATTTGTGTATGCGGGAGTGATTGCGGTGACGGGCAGCCTTCTGTATTTCGCCCGCGCCTACAGACGCCGCGAGTGGCCGTTTGCATCTCAGGCAAAGTAA